A DNA window from Flavisolibacter ginsenosidimutans contains the following coding sequences:
- a CDS encoding M1 family metallopeptidase: MKKIFIFLLANCLLTIARSQSYWQQQADYTIDVSLNDKEKTLDGFESILYTNHSPDTLHFIWFHLWPNAYKNDRTAFSDQLLQNGNTRFYFSNKEQRGYINRLDFKIDGTTATTEDHPQYIDVIKVLLSTPLLPGGQINVTTPFHVKLPFNFSRGGYDGESFQITQWYPKPAVYDKAGWHPMPYLDQGEFYSEFGGYDVRVTLPKDYVVAATGELQDAEEKEWLKNRANYSIPEIAKSKTPVNKRRVITSKPAITVAKKISGQETKTLHFKQTNVVHDFALFADKNFIVNSDTLNLTAGRTLNVSSYYTPSQKNIWKNSVQYAKEALRFYSAEVGEYPYNVASVVQGPQSFGGGMEYPTITVISPSSSAQALDDVIAHELGHNWFYGLLATNERDHPWMDEGINSFYEDKYIEQKYGKQPKLMELAFQAKATNKTDQPIETPSEKFSEYNYGLVAYHKTAEWMKSLEEKLGRDTFREMMHQYFSLWKFKHPQPEDFKKIVADKLGAAETENLFAQLKTKGVLSNNNLKGTTVIFPLKKNAIKNYTLNPTKNSIIVSPSLGFNVFDKLMIGGLATNYGSPTVALNFLAIPMYATGSNNLVGLGKLNYAVRSDGFVRKTDIFLNASSFSMDEFKDEDNNKYKMRFVKLVPGLRFTFKEKDPRSTVTKHLQWKTFLINEQNLHIAVDSIKRPTDTVVKFNYSTPWTNRYLNQLQFVYRDLRALYPFDVALQAEQAKDFVRTMLTANYFFNYAKSGGLNVRFFAGKFFYLGEKTIQKQFANDRYYLNMTGPKGYEDYTYSDYFIGRNKFDGLSNQQIMIRDGAFKVRTDLLASKVGKTDDWLMTANFVSTVPQKINPLSVLPVKIPLRVFADVGTYAEAWNKNADADRFLFDFGLQIPLFYETVNIYVPLFYSNVYRDYFKSTIPNNRFLKTISFSINFFNKDLKKLNRELEF, translated from the coding sequence GTGAAAAAAATCTTCATTTTTCTCCTTGCCAATTGCTTGTTGACCATTGCTCGTTCTCAATCGTACTGGCAGCAGCAAGCCGATTACACCATTGACGTTTCGCTGAACGACAAAGAAAAAACGCTTGATGGTTTTGAAAGCATTCTTTACACCAATCATTCGCCCGACACGCTTCACTTTATCTGGTTTCATCTCTGGCCCAATGCTTATAAAAACGATCGAACGGCTTTCAGCGATCAACTGCTACAAAACGGCAATACCCGGTTTTATTTTTCCAATAAAGAACAACGAGGCTACATCAACCGCCTCGATTTTAAAATAGACGGAACAACCGCAACAACCGAAGATCATCCGCAATACATTGATGTCATCAAAGTGCTTCTTTCCACGCCCTTGCTTCCCGGTGGGCAAATCAACGTTACCACGCCTTTTCACGTAAAGCTTCCGTTTAATTTTTCACGCGGCGGTTATGATGGTGAGAGCTTTCAAATCACGCAATGGTATCCCAAACCCGCTGTGTACGACAAGGCCGGCTGGCACCCGATGCCTTACTTAGACCAGGGAGAATTTTACAGCGAGTTTGGCGGCTATGATGTCCGCGTCACGCTGCCAAAAGATTACGTGGTGGCGGCCACCGGCGAATTGCAAGACGCTGAAGAAAAAGAATGGCTGAAAAACCGTGCGAATTATTCAATACCAGAAATAGCAAAAAGCAAAACACCGGTTAATAAAAGAAGAGTAATAACGTCGAAACCGGCAATCACGGTTGCAAAAAAAATATCGGGGCAAGAAACAAAAACACTTCACTTTAAACAAACAAACGTTGTACACGATTTTGCCCTGTTTGCGGACAAGAATTTTATTGTCAACAGCGACACATTGAACTTAACTGCCGGCCGAACTTTAAATGTGTCTTCTTATTACACGCCTTCGCAAAAAAATATTTGGAAGAACAGTGTGCAGTACGCAAAAGAAGCCTTGCGTTTTTATTCAGCGGAAGTGGGCGAATACCCTTACAACGTTGCTTCTGTGGTGCAAGGCCCGCAAAGTTTTGGCGGCGGTATGGAGTATCCCACCATCACCGTTATTTCTCCATCTTCTTCCGCGCAGGCGCTTGACGATGTGATTGCACACGAGTTAGGCCACAACTGGTTTTACGGTTTGCTTGCCACGAACGAAAGAGATCATCCGTGGATGGACGAAGGCATCAATTCTTTTTACGAAGACAAATACATTGAACAGAAATACGGCAAGCAACCGAAGCTGATGGAACTGGCTTTTCAAGCAAAGGCCACCAACAAAACTGATCAACCCATTGAAACGCCTTCCGAAAAATTCAGTGAGTACAATTACGGCCTGGTGGCTTATCACAAAACGGCGGAGTGGATGAAAAGTTTGGAAGAAAAATTGGGTAGGGATACTTTCCGCGAGATGATGCATCAATACTTTTCGCTGTGGAAGTTTAAGCATCCGCAACCCGAAGATTTCAAAAAAATTGTAGCGGATAAATTGGGTGCCGCTGAGACGGAAAACCTGTTTGCACAGTTAAAGACAAAAGGCGTTCTTTCAAACAACAATTTAAAAGGAACAACGGTTATTTTTCCGTTGAAGAAAAACGCCATAAAAAATTATACGCTCAATCCTACAAAAAACTCAATCATCGTTTCGCCGTCCTTAGGCTTTAATGTTTTTGATAAATTGATGATCGGAGGCTTGGCAACAAATTATGGTTCACCAACGGTTGCGTTAAATTTTCTTGCGATACCGATGTATGCGACAGGCAGCAACAACCTTGTAGGTTTGGGCAAACTGAATTATGCCGTTCGTTCCGATGGATTTGTTCGTAAGACGGATATTTTTTTGAATGCCTCTTCGTTTTCAATGGATGAATTCAAGGACGAAGACAACAACAAATACAAAATGCGTTTTGTAAAGTTGGTTCCAGGCCTTCGTTTTACGTTCAAAGAAAAAGACCCGAGAAGCACGGTGACAAAACATCTTCAATGGAAAACATTTCTGATCAACGAACAAAACCTGCACATCGCTGTTGATAGCATTAAAAGGCCAACCGATACGGTTGTGAAATTTAACTACAGCACACCCTGGACAAACCGGTATCTGAACCAATTGCAGTTTGTTTACCGGGACCTCCGCGCTCTTTATCCGTTTGATGTAGCGTTGCAGGCGGAGCAAGCCAAAGATTTCGTTCGCACAATGCTGACCGCAAATTATTTTTTCAATTACGCCAAAAGCGGAGGACTGAACGTTCGCTTTTTTGCCGGCAAGTTTTTTTATCTAGGCGAGAAAACAATTCAAAAGCAGTTTGCAAACGACCGTTATTATTTAAACATGACCGGACCGAAAGGTTACGAAGATTATACCTACAGCGATTATTTTATCGGCCGCAACAAGTTCGACGGTTTGTCCAATCAACAAATCATGATTCGTGACGGCGCCTTTAAAGTGCGCACGGATTTGCTGGCAAGCAAGGTTGGCAAAACCGACGATTGGCTGATGACCGCGAATTTTGTGAGCACGGTTCCGCAAAAAATTAACCCGCTTTCGGTGCTTCCGGTGAAAATTCCGTTGCGGGTTTTTGCCGATGTTGGCACCTACGCCGAAGCCTGGAACAAGAATGCTGATGCCGACCGTTTTTTGTTTGACTTCGGTTTGCAGATACCGCTCTTTTACGAAACGGTAAATATTTACGTTCCGCTTTTTTACAGCAACGTTTACCGCGATTATTTCAAGTCCACCATTCCCAACAACCGTTTCTTGAAAACAATTTCCTTCAGCATTAATTTCTTCAATAAGGATTTGAAAAAACTTAACCGCGAACTGGAATTTTGA
- a CDS encoding S66 peptidase family protein, translating to MIIPSYLKKGDTIGIVAPAGFMPVEKMQTCIETLDAWGYNVEMGTTTHSNSTNYFSGTDEERLQDLQQMLDNKKIDAILCARGGYGTSRIIDDLDFKKFRKHPKWIIGFSDVTVLHSHLYTNYKIASLHAPMAAAFNEGEANNPFVQSLRQALEGEPATYETASHEFNKAGLVEAELIGGNLSLLAHLIGTDSDLKTKHRILFLEDVGEYLYNIDRMLVQLKRAGKFDKLAGLIIGGFTDSKDTERPFGKNVHEIIYDHVKEFDYPVCFDFPVSHAKENYALKIGVNYSLETGSDKTVLKEVSEP from the coding sequence ATGATTATTCCCTCGTACTTAAAGAAAGGCGATACTATCGGCATTGTTGCGCCAGCAGGTTTTATGCCCGTTGAAAAAATGCAGACTTGCATTGAAACCCTTGATGCCTGGGGCTACAACGTTGAGATGGGCACAACGACGCACAGCAACTCAACAAATTATTTTTCCGGCACCGATGAAGAACGCTTACAAGACTTGCAGCAAATGCTGGACAATAAAAAAATTGACGCCATTCTTTGTGCCCGCGGCGGCTACGGAACCAGCCGCATAATTGATGACCTGGATTTTAAAAAATTCCGCAAACACCCGAAATGGATCATTGGCTTCAGCGACGTTACCGTGCTGCATTCGCATCTTTATACCAATTATAAAATTGCTTCGCTGCACGCACCCATGGCTGCGGCTTTCAACGAGGGCGAAGCGAACAATCCATTTGTTCAATCATTAAGACAAGCTTTGGAAGGTGAACCCGCAACGTATGAAACCGCTAGTCACGAATTTAACAAGGCTGGTTTGGTTGAAGCTGAATTAATAGGAGGGAACCTGAGTTTGCTGGCCCATTTAATTGGGACTGATTCGGACCTTAAAACAAAGCACAGAATTCTTTTTTTAGAAGACGTTGGTGAATATCTCTACAATATTGATCGCATGTTGGTGCAATTAAAACGTGCGGGCAAATTCGACAAGCTTGCAGGCCTCATCATCGGCGGTTTCACCGACAGCAAAGACACGGAACGTCCGTTCGGAAAAAACGTCCATGAAATTATTTACGATCACGTCAAAGAATTTGATTATCCCGTTTGTTTTGATTTTCCGGTAAGTCATGCAAAAGAAAATTATGCACTGAAAATAGGTGTGAATTACAGCCTTGAGACTGGCAGCGATAAAACGGTCTTGAAGGAAGTGTCTGAACCGTGA